A genomic segment from Bacteroidia bacterium encodes:
- a CDS encoding ATP-binding cassette domain-containing protein, whose amino-acid sequence MEIGELVIESKGIRKSFGSNHVLRDFDLQLHRGENVVVLGKSGSGKSVFIKIVIGLMQQDAGSMKVFGQEVTELDRDELDKLRARVGFLFQSNALYDSMTVRENLEFPLRRHWIQMKKEEVNALVMEALSNVGLAETVDLMPAELSGGMRKRIALARTLILKPEIILYDEPTTGLDPITGREISNLMVEIQKKYKTSSVIISHDLNCVEITSNRVVMLIDGRNHEEGTLNELRHSSDPAVKPYFKLT is encoded by the coding sequence ATGGAGATCGGCGAACTGGTTATCGAAAGCAAGGGGATCCGGAAATCGTTCGGAAGCAATCATGTGTTGCGCGATTTCGACCTGCAGCTTCATCGGGGCGAAAATGTGGTGGTGCTGGGAAAATCCGGCTCGGGCAAGTCGGTATTTATTAAAATTGTCATTGGGTTGATGCAACAGGACGCCGGTTCCATGAAGGTGTTTGGACAGGAGGTGACGGAGCTGGACAGGGATGAACTGGATAAATTACGCGCCAGAGTCGGGTTCCTCTTCCAGAGTAATGCCCTTTATGATTCCATGACGGTACGGGAGAACCTGGAGTTTCCTCTGAGGAGGCACTGGATACAAATGAAAAAGGAAGAAGTGAATGCGCTGGTGATGGAAGCGCTCTCCAACGTTGGCCTCGCGGAAACAGTGGATTTAATGCCTGCGGAATTATCGGGCGGTATGCGAAAGCGCATCGCACTCGCACGTACTCTTATTCTGAAACCCGAAATTATTCTGTACGATGAACCTACCACGGGTCTGGATCCAATCACCGGTCGTGAAATTTCAAACCTGATGGTGGAGATTCAGAAGAAATACAAAACTTCTTCGGTGATTATTTCGCACGACCTCAACTGCGTGGAGATCACTTCCAACCGTGTAGTGATGCTGATTGACGGAAGAAATCACGAGGAGGGAACGCTCAATGAACTGCGACACTCCTCAGACCCTGCAGTGAAACCTTACTTTAAGCTGACATGA
- a CDS encoding MCE family protein: protein MKKEGTRNLRLGIFVLAGTALLIAALYLVGTKQNLFGSTFNLYANFSTVSGLMEGNNVRYAGIDVGTVSEVMIVNDSNVRVTMMIEESVQKYIRKNCKAAVSTDGLMGNKLVNITPSSGPSPMVEPEDVLATVAPIEIEQMIRTLSVTNDNMKDITANLKDITERFRSRNTIWSLLTDEEVAENIKASIVQIRKTSDHTLQITGDLHSLVAGIKNGKGSLGALVTDTALYGSVKQTVLKFEKLSDSLAVLSGDISDISGKLKKGEGSIGVLLNDTAFVHHLNQSMKELNKGTILLNEDLEALKHTFPLKRYFKKQEKKKKKAVK, encoded by the coding sequence ATGAAAAAAGAAGGAACCAGAAATTTACGGCTTGGCATTTTTGTGTTGGCTGGAACAGCCTTACTGATTGCCGCACTCTATCTGGTGGGAACTAAACAGAATTTGTTTGGATCAACCTTTAATCTGTATGCAAATTTTAGTACCGTAAGCGGCCTGATGGAGGGCAATAATGTGCGCTACGCCGGTATAGACGTAGGCACTGTTTCGGAGGTCATGATTGTGAACGATTCAAATGTACGGGTGACCATGATGATTGAGGAAAGTGTTCAGAAATATATCCGGAAGAATTGCAAGGCGGCGGTAAGTACCGACGGACTGATGGGAAATAAACTGGTGAACATAACTCCTTCCTCCGGCCCATCGCCTATGGTGGAACCGGAGGATGTGCTGGCTACTGTGGCTCCCATCGAAATAGAGCAGATGATACGTACGCTAAGCGTTACGAATGATAATATGAAGGACATTACTGCTAACCTGAAGGATATTACGGAGCGTTTCCGAAGCAGAAATACCATATGGTCGCTGCTCACGGATGAAGAAGTGGCGGAAAATATAAAAGCGTCTATTGTGCAAATCCGCAAGACTTCGGATCATACCTTGCAGATCACAGGAGACCTGCATAGCCTTGTGGCCGGCATAAAAAATGGCAAAGGCTCGCTGGGGGCACTGGTAACGGATACGGCGCTTTACGGCAGCGTGAAACAAACCGTGTTGAAATTTGAGAAATTGTCGGATTCCCTCGCTGTGCTCAGCGGTGATATTTCGGACATTTCCGGTAAATTGAAAAAGGGAGAGGGAAGTATTGGCGTGCTGCTTAACGATACAGCCTTTGTTCATCATCTCAACCAGAGTATGAAGGAGTTGAACAAGGGGACTATTCTGCTCAATGAAGATCTGGAGGCGCTAAAACACACTTTTCCACTGAAAAGATATTTTAAAAAGCAGGAGAAAAAGAAGAAAAAGGCTGTAAAGTAA
- a CDS encoding ABC transporter permease, translating to MASGPLAPLRETLDDTGRMAAFAARFFRELFRPGFEFSEFLRQSYYVGYRSLPLVAITAFIMGLVITIQSRPTLVEFGAEAWLPKMVSLSLVREIAPVITALICAGKVGSGIGAELGSMRVTEQIDAMDVSGTNPYRYLVVTRVLATSLMLPILSILADGVSLYGSYLGANIRGVVSWELFWNQVFEVMNYSDLIPAFIKTFFFGYAIGMVGCYKGYFSSKGTEGVGRSANSAVVIASLLVFLIDLVAVQITDILGLN from the coding sequence ATGGCATCGGGACCCCTCGCACCCCTGAGAGAAACATTGGACGATACAGGCCGGATGGCTGCTTTCGCTGCGCGTTTTTTCAGGGAGTTGTTCCGGCCGGGGTTCGAGTTTTCCGAGTTCCTGCGGCAGTCGTACTACGTTGGCTATCGTTCCTTACCTCTGGTTGCCATCACCGCGTTTATCATGGGGCTGGTAATCACCATCCAATCACGGCCCACACTGGTGGAATTCGGTGCTGAGGCTTGGCTTCCCAAAATGGTATCGCTCTCACTGGTACGGGAAATTGCGCCCGTAATTACTGCACTGATCTGCGCTGGAAAAGTAGGTTCCGGCATCGGTGCGGAACTCGGATCCATGCGCGTAACAGAGCAAATTGACGCAATGGATGTTTCCGGTACCAATCCTTACAGGTACCTGGTGGTTACACGGGTGCTGGCTACTTCACTGATGCTCCCCATTCTATCCATTCTTGCCGATGGTGTATCGCTCTACGGCAGTTACCTCGGCGCGAATATTCGCGGAGTTGTGAGCTGGGAACTTTTCTGGAATCAGGTGTTTGAAGTGATGAATTATTCGGATCTTATTCCTGCTTTTATTAAAACTTTCTTTTTTGGATATGCCATTGGTATGGTGGGATGTTATAAAGGGTATTTTTCAAGTAAAGGAACGGAAGGGGTGGGGCGGTCCGCAAATTCTGCTGTTGTGATCGCTTCCCTTCTGGTATTCCTGATAGATCTGGTGGCCGTTCAGATCACGGATATTCTTGGGCTTAATTGA
- a CDS encoding EamA family transporter: MNTIYAHTALLVAQVIYAISFVVAKDFTADWMEPAGLVVLRAAGASLLFWFAGTLFVREKTDRKDLPRLLMLAVFGVCINQMLFLKGLDLTSPIHAAIMMITTPILVLILAALIIRERITMVKAAGVLLGFLGAAALMYSGSGDTKGVADPLGDFFVLLNATSWGLYLVLVKPLMQKYHTVTILKWVFLFGAILVLPFGVADTAVDYSAFSRWAWGALAFIIIGTTFIAYLLNTFALKALSPSVVSAYIYLQPVLTAIIAVGLGKDHLDLGKVLSALCIFTGVYLVSVRKPA, from the coding sequence GTGAATACCATTTATGCTCATACGGCGCTGCTGGTTGCACAGGTGATCTACGCCATCAGTTTTGTTGTAGCTAAAGACTTTACAGCGGACTGGATGGAACCGGCAGGATTGGTGGTTTTACGGGCTGCCGGCGCAAGTTTACTTTTTTGGTTCGCCGGTACCTTGTTTGTACGTGAAAAGACGGATCGCAAAGATCTGCCCCGGCTCCTGATGCTTGCCGTTTTCGGAGTGTGCATCAACCAGATGCTATTCCTTAAAGGATTGGATCTGACCAGCCCCATTCATGCGGCCATTATGATGATTACTACCCCTATTCTTGTACTGATTCTGGCGGCACTCATTATCCGGGAGCGCATTACAATGGTGAAAGCCGCGGGGGTGTTGTTGGGATTTCTCGGAGCGGCTGCACTGATGTACTCCGGAAGCGGTGATACAAAGGGTGTTGCGGATCCACTGGGCGACTTTTTTGTTTTACTTAACGCCACATCCTGGGGATTGTATCTCGTGCTGGTAAAGCCCCTGATGCAGAAGTATCATACTGTAACCATTCTGAAGTGGGTCTTCCTCTTCGGAGCCATTCTGGTGCTGCCGTTCGGGGTTGCAGACACGGCGGTGGATTATAGCGCTTTCTCGCGGTGGGCATGGGGCGCCCTGGCTTTTATCATTATCGGTACTACTTTTATTGCATACCTGCTCAATACCTTCGCACTGAAGGCCCTTAGCCCATCTGTCGTAAGCGCGTATATCTATCTTCAGCCTGTTCTAACGGCCATCATCGCAGTTGGCCTGGGAAAGGATCACCTTGATCTCGGCAAGGTACTTTCTGCTCTCTGTATTTTTACCGGCGTCTACCTGGTGAGTGTGCGGAAACCAGCCTGA
- a CDS encoding metal-sulfur cluster assembly factor, translating into MNVKTNNTIQCTVALAGLSTVLDPEIGLNVVDLGLIYEINFDEPGKKVTCLMTLTAEFCPMGDSITTGVRESLQTSFTGYSAEVVLTFDPPWNFERISEEGKAFLKR; encoded by the coding sequence ATGAACGTAAAAACAAATAATACTATTCAGTGTACGGTTGCGCTGGCGGGATTGTCTACGGTATTGGATCCGGAGATTGGGCTGAACGTGGTAGATCTGGGGTTGATTTATGAAATAAATTTTGATGAGCCGGGAAAAAAAGTAACATGCCTGATGACACTCACTGCAGAATTTTGCCCAATGGGAGATTCCATTACGACCGGAGTTAGGGAGTCATTGCAGACTTCATTCACAGGTTATTCAGCAGAAGTGGTTCTTACATTTGATCCGCCCTGGAATTTTGAACGGATCTCGGAAGAGGGCAAAGCGTTTTTAAAACGATAA
- a CDS encoding Rrf2 family transcriptional regulator: MLSLTCKASIKAVIYLGSKSDSNMKSGIREIAEYINENEHTVGKLLQKLVKAKIINSVKGPNGGFYMTGRQYRQPIINIVHAIDGKDVFSKCGLGLTKCSETHPCPFHNDFKPIRELFRTMCSDKNVNDLCSDVNSGLAHLIG, translated from the coding sequence ATGCTGAGCCTGACATGTAAAGCGTCGATCAAAGCAGTCATTTATCTTGGCTCAAAATCCGACTCAAATATGAAGTCCGGCATCCGGGAGATTGCCGAATATATCAATGAAAATGAACATACTGTTGGGAAACTTCTGCAAAAACTTGTGAAGGCTAAAATTATCAATAGTGTCAAAGGCCCTAACGGCGGATTCTATATGACAGGCAGGCAATATAGACAGCCTATTATTAATATTGTTCATGCCATAGACGGGAAGGATGTGTTCAGTAAATGCGGCCTGGGATTAACAAAATGCAGTGAAACACATCCCTGTCCGTTTCATAATGATTTCAAACCAATTCGTGAACTGTTCAGGACAATGTGCTCCGATAAAAACGTGAATGATCTCTGCAGCGACGTGAACAGCGGGCTGGCCCATCTGATCGGCTAA